A region of Myxococcus stipitatus DSM 14675 DNA encodes the following proteins:
- a CDS encoding D-alanine--D-alanine ligase: protein MGKRVGVLMGGWGEEREISLKTGEAVVAALESRGHQVTRVFAGPGLDRALRSAELDVAFIALHGRMGEDGRVQGLLELLELPYTGSGVLASALAMNKPVAKKLFRLHNLPTPQGYRVGRDEAVAALTLHGDLGFPCVVKPACGGSSVGLSVVREPEALVPAVAQACRFGGEALVERFVSGREVTVGLLGGKVLGSCEVASPRESFDFDAKYKGGSRYFLPPRLSATRVANVEALALAAYRALGCRGYARVDLLCSDTDNDVVLEVNTLPGFTPTSILSKIAAHAGLDFPELVERILALATRDEAGVLDAPVVAPAPTVLEPHRAVS, encoded by the coding sequence ATGGGCAAGCGCGTCGGAGTGCTGATGGGTGGCTGGGGCGAGGAGCGGGAGATTTCGCTCAAGACGGGAGAGGCCGTGGTGGCGGCGCTGGAGTCTCGAGGCCACCAGGTCACCCGGGTGTTCGCCGGGCCCGGGCTGGACCGGGCGCTGCGCTCCGCCGAGCTGGACGTGGCCTTCATCGCGCTGCATGGACGCATGGGCGAGGACGGCCGCGTGCAGGGGCTCCTGGAGCTGTTGGAGCTGCCCTACACGGGCTCGGGCGTGCTGGCGTCGGCGCTGGCGATGAACAAGCCCGTCGCCAAGAAGCTCTTCCGGCTGCACAACCTCCCCACGCCCCAGGGCTACCGCGTGGGCCGCGACGAGGCAGTGGCTGCGCTCACGCTGCATGGCGACCTGGGCTTCCCGTGCGTGGTGAAGCCCGCGTGCGGGGGCTCGTCGGTGGGGCTGTCCGTCGTGCGCGAGCCGGAGGCGCTGGTGCCCGCGGTGGCCCAGGCGTGCCGCTTCGGCGGTGAGGCGCTGGTGGAGCGCTTCGTGTCCGGGCGCGAGGTGACGGTGGGGTTGCTCGGCGGGAAGGTGCTGGGGAGCTGCGAGGTGGCCTCACCTCGCGAGAGCTTCGACTTCGACGCCAAGTACAAGGGCGGCTCGCGCTACTTCCTGCCGCCCCGCCTGTCCGCCACGCGCGTGGCCAACGTGGAGGCGCTGGCGCTCGCCGCGTACCGCGCGCTGGGATGCCGCGGGTATGCCCGCGTGGACCTGCTCTGCTCGGACACCGACAACGACGTGGTGCTGGAGGTCAACACGCTGCCGGGCTTCACCCCCACCAGCATCCTGTCGAAGATTGCCGCCCATGCCGGGCTGGACTTCCCGGAGCTCGTCGAGCGCATCCTGGCGCTGGCGACGCGCGACGAGGCGGGTGTCCTGGATGCGCCTGTTGTCGCCCCCGCTCCCACTGTCCTGGAGCCCCATCGCGCGGTGAGCTGA